The genomic interval TCGGTGAGCAGCTTGACACGGGTCTCCGGCGTGGTGCGGTCGCCGAAGCGGACCCGGTAGCCGACACCACGGCCCACCTCGGTGCCGCACTCCTCGGCAACGCGGCTGGCGAGGCTGCGGGCGGCAATTCGTCTTGGCTGGGTGTGGCCGATCATGCCGTCGATGCCCCGCCCCAGCTCCAGCATCAGCTTTGGCAGCTGGGTGCTCTTGCCGGACCCGGTCTCGCCACAGATGACCACCACCTGATGGGACTGGACCGCCTCGCGAATGGTCTCGGCGTGGGCCAGGACCGGCAGGTCCAGGGCATAGGTCGGTTTCAGGGGCGCATCACGCCGAGCGATGCGTGCCGCTTCGCGCCGGTGCTGACCGGATCCTCGGTTGTCAGCCATCCCGCCGCGGGTTGGGTGCCTTTCGGCCGTCCCCTGATCGTTTTCGCGGTCCCGGATAACTCTTCGGCTCGAACTGCCGCGTATCCAGCGCCCAGCCCTCCTCACCGCAGACCAGAATCATGCAGCCGGGGCCGCCATAGGTGCGGGTGCGGCCAGCGGCGCCCGGGTTGAGTAGCCATGGCATGGCCGTCTGATCGGAGTGCTGACGATGACTGTGGCCGTAGACCACGGCGCGGCAGTCGCCGTATTGCCGGCGATAGCGCCGATGACGCTGTTCCAGACTGCCGCCGTCGTCGCCATGCACCACCTTGAGCCGCCCGCCCGGCAAATCCAGTACCGCTTCTGTGGGCAGCGTGGCCAGAATGTCTTCCTCGCCGTCCGCCCAGTGTGCGGCGTCATCGTTATTGCCGCGGATGGCAATCACCGTATCCCGGGGCTGGAGCGCAAACAGAATGTCGGCGCCACCGATGTCTCCGGCATGAACGGCGACGTCGCACTCGGCGACGCAGTCCGCCACCCGGTTGTCGAGGAAACCATGGGTGTCGGCGAGCAATGCGACCCGAGTGGGCGTCTGGGTCATGATTGATCGAGCCTGTCGCTAATGGCCTCGGACAGGGCGGCATAGTCGCCCATCACCGGAAAGTCGGGGAAGTCCCGGATCACGTTGTCGGGGGCATTGAACAGAAATCCGTGATGGGCCGCACCCAGCATCCCGGTGTCGTTGTAGGAATCGCCGGCGGCGGCCACATTGAAGTTCAGCTGACGAAACGCCTCCACGGCCGCGCGCTTGTGATCCGGCATTCGCAATTGATAGCCGCTGATGCGTCCGTGCTCGTCCGTCTCGAGGGTGTGACAGAACAGGGTCGGCCAGTTCAGTTGGCGCATGAGGGGCCGGGCAAATTCGTAGAAAGTGTCCGACAGAATGATCACCTGGTAGCGGGCCCGGAGCCCATCGAGAAATGTCAGCGCGCCGTCGAGGGGCGCCATCCGGTCAATGACCGCCTCGATGTCACGCAGCCCGAGGTTATGCCGGTCCAGCTCGGCGAGACGCATCTGCATGAGCTCATCGTAGTCGGCGATATCCCGGGTGGTCGCCCGCAACGCGTCAATGCCCGTGAGATCGGCAAAATCAATCCAGATTTCGGGGACCAGAACCCCTTCCAGATCCAGGCAAATGATATTCACAGAATTTCTCTCGTTGGGTAACCACCGGGGTGGCGGAAGTTAAGGCTTTTACGGGTGGCCTGCAAGCCGCCATGGCGGCCTGAAAGGCGAGTGAACCAACGTGACACTGGAGCGATCTAATGGCACTGTTGCAGAGTATGCCCAAACACTCACGGGAGGTAATTCGATGGCTCAGGACTTTCGCGCGGTAACCGCCGGCCGGACCACAGGGGCCGGATCGGTCCTCGCAACCAACCGGGTGCTGCGCAATACCTATGCGCTGCTCGCCATGACTTTGCTGTTCAGCGCCTCCATGGCCGGCGTGGCCATGGCGACCAATGCGCCACCGGTGCACTGGGTGCTGGTGCTGGCCGGCTATTTCGGCCTGCTTTTCCTCACCACCGCCCTTCGAAACAGCGTCTGGGGCCTGGTTAGCGTGTTCGCGCTCACCGGCTTCATGGGGTTCACCCTCGGGCCGATCATCAGCTTTTATCTCACCGCATTCGCCAACGGCGCCGAACTGGTCATGATGGCCATGGGCGGCACCGGCGTGATGTTCCTGGGGCTGTCCGCCTACGCGCTGACGACCCAGCGGGATTTCAGCTTCATGCGCGGCTTCATCCTGGCGGGTGTGCTGGTGGCGTTCACCGGCGCCATCGTCGCGATCATCTTCTCCATGCCGGCCCT from Spiribacter sp. 2438 carries:
- a CDS encoding Bax inhibitor-1/YccA family protein, producing MAQDFRAVTAGRTTGAGSVLATNRVLRNTYALLAMTLLFSASMAGVAMATNAPPVHWVLVLAGYFGLLFLTTALRNSVWGLVSVFALTGFMGFTLGPIISFYLTAFANGAELVMMAMGGTGVMFLGLSAYALTTQRDFSFMRGFILAGVLVAFTGAIVAIIFSMPALSLAVSAAFVVLMSALILYQTGEIINGGETNYIMATITLYVTIYNLFLSLLQLLSAFAGER
- the thrH gene encoding bifunctional phosphoserine phosphatase/homoserine phosphotransferase ThrH codes for the protein MNIICLDLEGVLVPEIWIDFADLTGIDALRATTRDIADYDELMQMRLAELDRHNLGLRDIEAVIDRMAPLDGALTFLDGLRARYQVIILSDTFYEFARPLMRQLNWPTLFCHTLETDEHGRISGYQLRMPDHKRAAVEAFRQLNFNVAAAGDSYNDTGMLGAAHHGFLFNAPDNVIRDFPDFPVMGDYAALSEAISDRLDQS
- a CDS encoding metallophosphoesterase; its protein translation is MTQTPTRVALLADTHGFLDNRVADCVAECDVAVHAGDIGGADILFALQPRDTVIAIRGNNDDAAHWADGEEDILATLPTEAVLDLPGGRLKVVHGDDGGSLEQRHRRYRRQYGDCRAVVYGHSHRQHSDQTAMPWLLNPGAAGRTRTYGGPGCMILVCGEEGWALDTRQFEPKSYPGPRKRSGDGRKAPNPRRDG